The genomic region ACGCAGAATCGCTTCGACTGGGGCAGAAAACCAGCGATCGATCGATCCCTGGAGGAGATTGGTTGCAATCAGAAAGATCAGGATGACAGGAACGAACGTGAGCCCAACGTAGGTCAACACCAGTTTGGTGCGGAAACGACTGCCAAGGACCCCTTCGCGCCGGTCGACGGCAAGTCGTATGAGATTCCGCAACAGAATGAAGCTGAGGATGAGAATTAGAGAGACGTCGAGGTACCACAGTACGAAGAGAAGCACCCGGTTGGTCAGTTCTTCAGCAGAAGTTTCCTGGGCGCGTTGCAGGAGATAGAAGCCTCCCGTCGAGAGAATCATCAGGACGATGAATGCCCAAACGAGGAAGCGATTTTCTCGGTGGTACCGCCCCCAGGCGGCACGGAGCCGGCTCATTATTCTTCCCGTTGAGCCTCGAGTTGCACCTCGATCCAATCCGTCCCTTCAGTGGAGGGAAAGATCAACCAGGTGGTTCCACTCGAAAAAACTGCTCGCGACCGCACTCTGAGAAAGGCGTCGCGTCGACCCTTCGGGATCGGTATCTCAATTGGGGGCGGTGCTGCGAGCCATTGCTCGGCGACCTCCGCCGAGTCGACCTCGCGGCTGGCGGTGGTTGAACCGTTGACAATCAATTGACAAAGATACCGACCTGTTACTGCATCGAAGGTGACGGTGGTGCGAGCCACGCCCTTCCATATCTTGCGGTCCGGGAAAAACTTTCGCCTGGAATAAACGCGCAAGAGATAATCGATCTCGACCCGTGCCCCAGAAGACACCGCCCCGATCACCGACTCGGGAACTCCGGAAGAGAGCC from Acidobacteriota bacterium harbors:
- a CDS encoding DUF4390 domain-containing protein encodes the protein MSSLAVVVLLMASITANPIILDVDRGEEELVIQCGLSSGVPESVIGAVSSGARVEIDYLLRVYSRRKFFPDRKIWKGVARTTVTFDAVTGRYLCQLIVNGSTTASREVDSAEVAEQWLAAPPPIEIPIPKGRRDAFLRVRSRAVFSSGTTWLIFPSTEGTDWIEVQLEAQREE